The following proteins come from a genomic window of Metarhizium brunneum chromosome 2, complete sequence:
- the denD_1 gene encoding D-erythronate dehydrogenase yields MKILVTGAAGYIGQILSEALLNAGHSVVMADIVEPLVPPGAKSAQDRATLVQVDLFEDAESVIGQDLDAIYILHGIMSAGSEADVDLGYRVNLHSVLKLLEAVRRLCPGVRVIYTSSIAAYGSPLRGLPSEDTVCTPQTSYGTHKMMIEAVLNDYNRRGFITAFALRLPGISVRGGKPTQAASSWMSGIIREPLQGLETTIPCGDDFKCWVCSPRRLVKNLTIALTLPADCMPPHIRQVLLPGIAVTVREMLQVLRNVGGDEAVRLVRREEPTAAIRAMLDSWPTQFDDAKALRLGFVPDQPFQDTVQDFADSLK; encoded by the coding sequence atgaagaTTCTTGTTACCGGAGCCGCTGGCTACATTGGCCAAATCTTGTCCGAAGCGTTGCTGAATGCCGGTCACTCTGTAGTCATGGCCGATATTGTCGAGCCTCTTGTTCCTCCCGGCGCGAAAAGTGCCCAGGATCGCGCGAcccttgtccaagtcgactTGTTTGAAGATGCAGAGTCCGTCATCGGCCAAGATCTGGATGCCATCTACATTTTGCACGGCATCATGTCCGCAGGGAGCGAAGCAGACGTGGACCTCGGCTACCGCGTCAACCTGCACAGCGTGCTGAAGCTGCTCGAGGCTGTGCGAAGGCTCTGCCCCGGCGTGCGCGTGATATACACGTCGTCCATTGCCGCCTACGGCTCTCCCCTGCGCGGCCTGCCCTCTGAAGACACCGTGTGCACGCCCCAGACGAGCTACGGGACGCACAAGATGATGATCGAGGCCGTGCTGAACGACTACAACCGCCGCGGCTTCATTACGGCATTTGCCCTCCGACTTCCTGGCATATCTGTCCGAGGCGGAAAGCCCACCCAGGCGGCGAGCAGCTGGATGAGCGGCATCATCCGCGAGCCGCTACAGGGTCTGGAGACGACCATTCCGTGCGGGGACGACTTCAAGTGCTGGGTGTGCTCGCCGAGAAGGCTCGTCAAGAATCTCACCATTGCTCTGACCCTCCCGGCGGACTGCATGCCTCCGCATATCCGGCAAGTCCTGCTCCCGGGGATCGCTGTCACCGTACGGGAGATGCTTCAGGTATTGCGCAatgttggcggcgacgaggctgtcAGGCTGGTGCGGAGGGAAGAACCCACCGCGGCCATCAGAGCCATGTTGGACAGTTGGCCGACGCAATTTGACGATGCAAAGGCATTGCGGTTGGGGTTTGTGCCCGACCAGCCTTTCCAAGACACCGTGCAGGACTTTGCGGATAGCTTGAAGTGA
- the prlL_2 gene encoding MFS transporter prlL, whose product MTAPKDTELERVELGSLAGKVSLDIAPGASEAERDLFRTFASRDPEWVAAQDKRLVRKIDTRMMPCLIVMYLLNFLDRSNLAQARQGTLEKDLHMRGTDFNLATSIFFVGYLLMQLPSNIIITRVRPSIYLASAIVLWGVVSTCNAAAGSFVHLIVIRFFLGFAEAPFFPGAIFLMSSWYTRAELTRRVAWLYTGNSLANMFGGLISFGVLRDLNGVHGIAGWRWLFIVEGVATIGVGIMSAFILPDYPQTTRWLSDEERAFASWRLLADINEMDDGKSTTVWQGLKLALKDYRLYLFILLAHMSLLSQTFQYFFPSIVQTLGYDPLITLLLTVPAWFATFLVSITVNWTAAKTEDKSIHIFCLMVVAAAGNAIATGTTAPGARFFAMFLMPMGSIAAYTIIVGWVANSFPRPLVKRSAAIAIVNMIGNTASIYGSYMYNKDQGPQYIPGGSSNAAISFLVGVLALILRYLHKWENRKLERAENEAAANGTLTGRGPEGFRYIY is encoded by the exons ATGACGGCACCCAAGGACACAGAGCTGGAGCGGGTTGAGCTTGGCTCACTGGCTGGCAAGGTCTCGCTGGACATTGCCCCCGGCGCAAGTGAAGCAGAGAGAGACTTGTTTCGCACATTCGCCAGCAGGGATCCGGAATGGGTTGCTGCCCAGGACAAGAGGCTCGTTCGAAAGATTGACACGCGCATGATGCCCTGTTTAATCGTCATGTACTTGCTCAACTTCCTCGATCGATCCAACCTCGCCCAAGCCCGACAGGGCACTCTGGAAAAGGACCTACACATGCGAGGAACCGACTTCAACCTGGCCACGTCCATTTTCTTCGTTGGCTATCTGCTGATGCAGCTGCCgtccaacatcatcatcacgcGCGTCCGCCCTTCCATCTATTTGGCCTCTGCTATTGTCCTTTGGGGCGTCGTGTCTACTTGCAACGCCGCGGCTGGCAGCTTTGTCCACCTCATCGTCATTCGTTTCTTCCTGG GTTTTGCTGAGGCACCCTTCTTTCCCGGCGCCATCTTTCTCATGTCGTCATGGTATACCCGCGCCGAGCTGACGCGCAGAGTGGCCTGGCTCTACACCGGCAATTCACTTGCCAACATGTTTGGAGGGCTCATTTCATTCGGTGTTCTGAGGGACTTGAACGGTGTACATGGAATCGCCGGATGG AGGTGGCTTTTCATAGTCGAGGGCGTGGCTACGATTGGCGTTGGCATCATGTCCGCGTTTATCCTGCCAGACTACCCTCAAACAACTCGCTGGCTGAGCGATGAAGAACGCGCCTTTGCATCCTGGCGGCTCTTGGCCGACATCAACGAGATGGATGACGGCAAATCCACGACAGTCTGGCAAGGCTTGAAGCTGGCCCTCAAAGACTACCGGCTTTATCTTTTTATTCTTCTAGCACACATGAGTCTGTTGTCGCAGACGTTTCAATATTTCTTTCCGAGCATCGTGCAAACCCTGGGATACGACCCTCTGATTACCCTGTTGCTCACGGTTCCAG CCTGGTTCGCGACgttcctcgtctccatcacGGTCAATTGGACCGCAGCCAAGACCGAGGACAAGTCGATTCACATCTTTTGTCTCATggtcgtggcggcggccggaAACGCCATTGCCACCGGCACCACAGCGCCCGGTGCCCGGTTCTTCGCCATGTTCCTGATGCCAATGGGCTCCATCGCTGCGTACACCATCATTGTTGGCTGGGTGGCCAACTCTTTCCCGCGGCCGCTGGTCAAGCGGTCggcggccattgccattgtcaacatGATTGGCAACACGGCCAGTATTTACGGGAGCTACATGTACAACAAGGACCAGGGCCCGCAGTACATTCCGGGCGGGAGTTCCAATGCAGCGATAAGCTTCTTGGTCGGCGTGCTCGCATTGATCTTGCGCTACTTACACAAGTGGGAGAATAGGAAGCTGGAGAGGGCGGAGAacgaggcggcggcaaacGGGACTTTGACAGGGCGAGGTCCGGAGGGATTCAGATATATTTATTAG
- the serac1_0 gene encoding Protein SERAC1, with amino-acid sequence MGFLKSKRTSRNHRLPSGNSPNHEAPNAVVGYERSGGSADSRLSSINAPDQSFPDGVEVLRDCHDALVDICFVHGLTGNRNSTWTARGQSEPWPKTLLPKNLGKARIITYGYDAYFVRKSVASQNGLSEHARNFLSDLTTDRDLSNASSRPLLLVAHSLGGLICKEAILLSRNNPEEHLKAMFHCTKGILFMGTPHRGSWMADWASIPAWALGTVKSTNNFLLQVLKTNDRHLKSVQDNFWSMIREQQNSGRDIKVTCFFEELAMPVVGKEVVPKDSATLEGYHALSIHANHSDMVKFSSADDNGYRRVLGELDRWYKWIKDPDTRQVSQPMNEGRAREHPSFSFHNSGSGDMFNAPGGTVNNWQRP; translated from the coding sequence ATGGGGTTTCTTAAATCAAAGCGTACTTCGCGAAACCATCGCCTGCCCAGTGGCAATTCGCCAAACCATGAGGCGCCgaacgccgtcgtcggctaTGAGCGCTCAGGCGGCTCGGCAGACTCCAGGCTGTCGTCTATCAACGCTCCTGATCAGTCCTTTCCGGATGGTGTAGAAGTTCTGCGTGACTGCCATGACGCCCTCGTCGATATCTGTTTTGTTCACGGGTTGACGGGCAATCGGAACAGCACCTGGACTGCTCGTGGCCAGTCCGAACCGTGGCCAAAGACGCTGCTGCCGAAGAACCTCGGCAAAGCTCGCATCATTACATACGGGTACGACGCGTATTTTGTGCGCAAATCGGTCGCATCTCAGAACGGGCTAAGCGAGCATGCTCGGAACTTCTTGAGCGACCTGACGACGGACAGAGACTTGTCCAATGCCTCGTCTCGGCCgctgctcctcgtcgctcaCAGCCTTGGCGGGCTCATCTGCAAGGAAGCCATACTGCTTTCTAGAAACAACCCCGAGGAGCACCTCAAAGCCATGTTCCATTGCACAAAGGGCATCCTGTTCATGGGAACTCCGCACCGGGGGTCTTGGATGGCGGACTGGGCCAGCATACCCGCCTGGGCTCTTGGGACTGTCAAGTCCACCAACAACTTTCTGCTTCAAGTTCTAAAGACAAACGACCGTCACCTGAAGTCTGTTCAAGACAATTTCTGGTCCATGATACGGGAGCAGCAGAATAGTGGCCGTGATATCAAGGTCACCTGCTTCTTTGAAGAGCTTGCCATGCCTGTGGTCGGTAAAGAAGTCGTCCCTAAAGACTCGGCCACTCTCGAAGGTTACCATGCACTTAGCATTCACGCCAACCACAGTGACATGGTAAAGTTCAGTTCCGCAGACGATAATGGATACAGAAGGGTGCTGGGTGAGCTGGATAGATGGTATAAATGGATCAAGGATCCGGACACCCGTCAAGTATCACAACCGATGAACGAAGGCCGCGCCAGGGAACATCCCAGTTTTTCATTTCACAACAGCGGGTCCGGTGACATGTTCAACGCGCCTGGGGGCACGGTGAACAATTGGCAACGTCCCTGA
- the prtT_1 gene encoding Transcriptional activator of proteases prtT: MSKRPIASISTAQAADREAPSDASENAHKNPRPMSSSHAPPHASSAKRRVTSCAACRKQKIKCELLTERPPCERCKRRNIECVINTGLRNSILDQRQLAVLGRDLSRVHATLETVCQQLGVELPKPLELAALSSVGTGSGMQDGDVDDGEDGLYEPSQHNSPSAVPAPIDAYLTKPESEPSAPGPATASAARSYKKPDIISKGLITIEDAEVLVNHYFVEMDPILYGFVNTHSTTHGVRDGSPALIAAICTVSSLHLVDYGHLFETCYREYRHIIATALFERQDVEHIRALLVGSFWLPGASRILLCDAVRRAGDVRLHRHIFKAINGLSNTSPSLHHGGADQDQSRDCVRLWYGIFMSDQHQAILNNRESLLPLHIDVLEKRGEYMDNEACTGHDLRLVAQSSLLLAMARIKSTLGSEYPTPVPESRAAEFVNFSAELDAWIDEFRPKFQPSPEMGKFPPLAFQLHYLFGKLYLGHHVFRGLQGRMIPEALLEAARMAYDAAVAIFRMILDADGLLCNLWRVPGYIHIMISFAGHLLLELCIKHRDQLEINVEQDYRMLNAVVSALTNIRLNPAHPLRRVASGLQKRLFEFAAQYGKQSLIDNGTDWPRQHGKEATSMTASASAGGGAQETTRPLFEMGATGMPDDFFLTDFSDFTFQDPSVDFMGV; the protein is encoded by the exons ATGTCGAAAAGGCCCATTGCCTCCATTTCCACAGCCCAGGCGGCGGACCGTGAAGCGCCTAGCGATGCGTCCGAGAACGCGCACAAGAATCCGCGGCCCATGTCGAGCTCCCACGCTCCGCCTCACGCATCCTCGGCAAAGCGACGAGTAACATCGTGCGCTGCGTGCCGCAAGCAAAAG ATCAAATGCGAGCTTCTGACGGAGCGGCCGCCGTGCGAACGGTGCAAAAGGCGCAACATAGAATGCGTCATCAACACCGGGCTACGTAACTCTATTCTCGATCAAAG ACAACTTGCCGTCCTGGGGAGAGACTTGAGCAGAGTCCATGCGACGCTGGAGACGGTGTGCCAGCAGCTCGGAGTAGAGTTGCCAAAACCCCTAGAGTTGGCGGCCCTCAGCAGCGTTGGCACCGGGTCGGGAATGCAAGATGGTGATGTAGACGACGGCGAAGATGGACTGTACGAGCCGTCACAGCACAATTCTCCATCCGCGGTGCCTGCTCCCATCGACGCCTATCTTACCAAACCCGAGTCTGAACCTAGTGCCCCGGGTCCTGCCACTGCCTCGGCTGCACGCTCGTACAAGAAACCGGACATCATTAGCAAAGGACTGATAACGATTGAGGATGCCGAGGTGCTGGTCAACCACTACTTTGTTGAAATGGATCCTATCCTCTATGGATTCGTCAACACGCACAGCACAACCCATGGTGTCAGAGACGGGTCTCCGGCACTGATCGCGGCCATCTGCACCGTCTCTTCTCTGCACCTAGTAGACTACGGCCATTTATTCGAGACGTGCTACCGCGAATACAGACACATCATAGCCACCGCTCTGTTCGAGCGACAGGACGTCGAGCACATCCGCGCCTTGTTAGTCGGCTCGTTTTGGCTCCCCGGCGCGTCGAGGATTCTCCTCTGCGACGCCGTCAGGCGCGCCGGCGACGTCAGGCTCCATCGGCACATCTTCAAAGCCATCAATGGGCTCTCTAACACTTCTCCGAGCCTCCATCACGGCGGTGCCGATCAGGACCAATCCCGCGACTGTGTCAGGTTATGGTATGGCATATTCATGAGCGACCAGCACCAGGCCATCCTCAACAACAGAGAAAGTCTCCTCCCGCTGCATATAGACGTGCTCGAAAAACGAGGAGAGTACATGGACAACGAAGCATGCACCGGCCATGACCTGCGCCTGGTTGCGCAGTCCTCGTTactgctggccatggcgaggataAAGTCGACTCTCGGGTCCGAGTACCCTACGCCTGTTCCGGAGTCTCGAGCTGCCGAGTTTGTCAACTTCTCTGCCGAGCTGGATGCGTGGATTGACGAATTTCGCCCCAAATTCC AGCCGAGTCCTGAAATGGGCAAATTCCCGCCATTGGCATTCCAGCTCCATTACCTCTTTGGCAAGCTGTACCTCGGGCACCACGTGTTCCGCGGCTTGCAAGGAAGAATGATTCCAGAGGCACTCCTCGAGGCCGCCCGAATGGCATACGATGCGGCCGTAGCCATCTTCCGGATGATCCTGGATGCCGACGGCCTTCTGTGTAATCTCTGGAGGGTACCCGGCTACATTCACATCATGATTTCATTTGCAGGCCACTTGCTTCTCGAACTATGCATCAAGCACCGCGACCAGCTCGAGATTAACGTCGAGCAAGACTACCGCATGTTGAACGCCGTCGTCTCGGCATTGACCAACATTCGTCTCAATCCTGCACACCCGCTTCGTCGGGTCGCCAGTGGCCTGCAAAAACGACTCTTTGAGTTTGCCGCCCAATACGGAAAGCAGAGCTTGATTGACAACGGCACCGACTGGCCTCGTCAGCATGGAAAAGAGGCCACCAGCATGACAGCATCGGCCTCTGCAGGGGGCGGTGCGCAAGAAACTACAAGACCGCTCTTTGAAATGGGCGCCACGGGTATGCCCGACGACTTTTTCCTTACAGACTTTAGCGACTTTACGTTTCAGGATCCTTCCGTGGATTTTATGGGGGTGTAG